A single Methanolobus sp. ZRKC5 DNA region contains:
- a CDS encoding ATPase domain-containing protein: MKTKFPIHTTLSADAIKVLERYEKELGAKNVVLEKALLNLDSTRFKAKLDTQNIDRLIKRVTTGVPGMDDFLEGGFPKGFSVVVTGPPGTGKTTLSMQYLMEGAKNGERCIFFSFEERAQQLVQHFARFGWDVGKYIDDGYLEIFGISMLTSEEMMEILDSHKPDRVVFDSMNVLTAPSDFRTSTSWRGLHRLLKKNMTTAILVTEKSHGIETKQYDDFDFLGDGVIFLDFIQTNDIDTTPMPVMAVQKMRATRVDHTPQPFRFTNNGIAKYRALNIPSKVLQDRIEKRRAERLGMSMDEI, translated from the coding sequence ATGAAAACCAAATTCCCAATTCATACTACATTGAGCGCCGATGCAATAAAAGTTCTCGAAAGATATGAGAAAGAACTTGGCGCAAAAAATGTAGTGCTGGAAAAAGCACTTCTTAATCTTGATTCTACACGTTTCAAAGCAAAGCTTGATACTCAGAATATCGATCGTTTGATCAAAAGAGTGACTACTGGTGTTCCTGGAATGGATGATTTTCTAGAGGGAGGCTTTCCGAAAGGATTTTCTGTAGTTGTGACTGGTCCTCCGGGTACTGGTAAGACTACTCTATCCATGCAGTATTTAATGGAAGGCGCCAAAAACGGTGAAAGGTGTATTTTCTTTTCATTCGAAGAAAGGGCACAACAGCTTGTCCAACATTTTGCACGATTTGGGTGGGATGTTGGCAAGTATATTGATGATGGTTATCTTGAGATATTCGGGATATCTATGCTTACTTCTGAAGAAATGATGGAAATACTGGATTCGCATAAACCTGATCGTGTAGTCTTTGATTCTATGAATGTCCTTACTGCGCCCAGTGATTTTAGAACTTCTACTTCATGGCGTGGTCTTCACAGATTGCTGAAAAAGAATATGACAACTGCGATTCTTGTGACTGAAAAGTCTCATGGGATTGAAACAAAACAATATGACGATTTTGATTTCCTGGGTGATGGCGTTATCTTTCTCGATTTCATTCAAACAAATGATATTGACACGACTCCTATGCCTGTAATGGCAGTTCAGAAAATGAGGGCCACTCGTGTGGATCATACTCCTCAGCCATTCCGCTTTACAAACAATGGCATAGCTAAATACAGAGCTCTTAATATTCCTTCAAAAGTCTTACAGGATAGGATTGAAAAGCGTCGGGCAGAGAGGCTGGGCATGTCAATGGATGAAATATGA
- a CDS encoding DUF1614 domain-containing protein — protein MRGYTNSSEIRTYAAFMLILLPTAALCYKGQLSLGTIGPAPLIILISTMIIGSVIEIPITTIRSKKPEQLFKYAPILEDIYSVPVVKELSIGKQRVFDTKLTINVGGAIVPALASIYLLLTQPNNTALEIMLIVVVSVILLSELMGGVGTIIPDYIGIIALPFALIVAPENAASITFIAGVGGIIIGNVISVVTFNKEKTGSAFISIGGVGAFKPIYITTIIASLISYFIH, from the coding sequence ATGAGAGGATATACCAATAGTTCCGAAATAAGAACCTATGCAGCGTTCATGCTAATATTACTCCCTACAGCAGCACTTTGCTACAAAGGGCAGCTATCCCTCGGAACTATCGGCCCTGCACCACTTATTATACTTATTTCCACAATGATCATTGGATCTGTAATAGAGATACCAATAACAACAATACGCTCTAAAAAACCAGAGCAGCTTTTCAAATACGCACCTATTCTTGAAGATATCTACTCTGTCCCAGTAGTAAAAGAACTAAGCATTGGAAAACAGAGAGTTTTTGATACAAAACTAACCATAAATGTGGGAGGAGCAATTGTACCAGCCCTTGCATCAATTTACCTATTGCTAACGCAACCTAACAACACAGCTCTTGAAATTATGCTAATTGTAGTGGTTTCAGTTATCCTGCTATCAGAACTAATGGGCGGAGTTGGAACAATAATACCCGACTACATCGGGATAATAGCACTCCCATTTGCACTAATCGTTGCACCGGAAAATGCAGCATCAATAACCTTCATTGCAGGAGTAGGAGGCATAATTATTGGCAATGTGATATCAGTTGTGACATTCAATAAGGAAAAAACAGGTAGTGCTTTTATAAGTATTGGAGGAGTCGGGGCTTTCAAACCCATATACATCACAACAATAATTGCCAGTTTGATATCATATTTCATCCATTGA